The nucleotide window GGGAAGCGGCGATCGCGAATGCCTGGAGCCAGGAGTTGCAGGCCGTCAGCGTTCACTGAACGCTGATTGCACGGATGGTTACGCGACGCGGGGTGTCCGGTGACGGCGCTCCGCGCCCGCTGGCTACCGATGAGCGGCATTTTGCGCGAGGGCTCTTCATCAGCAAGCAACCGGATGCGTTGCGGCGCCGATCTCACCTAGCCAATAGCCTCGGCTATTCTGATCGACGACCTCCGCCGCTCGACGAGATCGTACGGACCAAGCCAGCTCGATCACAACAGATCGACCACGAGGCGCGATGCCGTCGTCGGTTGCTCAAGCCGCCGTCGCGGGCGGCAATGCGAGAACCGAATAGATCGCTTGGGAGTCGCGTGAGGCGCGAAGTTTTTTGGCGACGTCCTGATCGCGCAGCAGCCGGGCTATCCGCGCCAGCGCCTTGAGGTGATCGGCGCCCGCCCCTTCCGGCGCCAGCAGCAGGAAAACCAAATCGACCGGCTGACCGTCCATCGCTTCGAAATCGATCGGCCGCTCCAGTCGCGCGAACAGCCCGAACAGCTTCTCGAGCTTCGGCAGCTTGCCGTGCGGAATCGCGACGCCGTAGCCGACCGCGGTGGTCCCGAGCTTCTCGCGCTGCAACAGAACTTCGAAAATCGTGCGCTCGTTCTGGCCGGTCAATTCACTGGCGCGGGCCGCGAGTTCCTGCAGCGCCTGCTTCTTGCTGATCACCTTCAGCGCCGGGATGACGGCCTCGGGCGCGACAAGATCCGTAATCGTCATCAGGCGTTCCGAGGATGTTGCTGCGGTCCGGGGTGAAATAGGACGGCGGTGGGTTGCGTCAAGCGTTCGATCCGAGAGGCTTCGCACGATCCCCTGATCGCAACCGAAAACGCTCCGGAAATCATGATCCTAACTTAAGTCTAGCATTCCTGACGGCGGCCGTAAAATGGCGCCGTCGGCCCGCCGAAAAGCGGCGGACCATAGGCAGAGCGTTGGACGAGCGTCAATGCCTCGCGGCAAACCGCCTGTGCGGTTCCCGCGAGGCATCGCGATCAGCTCGCGGCGCCGTTCGGCACCGGCGGATCGATCCAGCCGATATTGCCGTCGGCACGACGATAGATGATGTTCACGCGGCCCGAGCCGCCGTGCAGGAACACCACCACCGGCGCGCCGGTGAGGTCGAGCTCGACCACCGCCTCGCTCACCGAGAGCCGCTTCATCGCGGTGGTGGCCTCGGCGATGATCACCGGGTTGTAAGCGTCTTCCTGATGTTCCTCGTCGCCGGGCGCCTCGATCACGTAGCTCGGCACGTCCACCGGCGTGCTGAGTTCGGCCAGAGCGTTGGCTTCGGCATGGGCCTTCCGCGCCGAACGATCCTTCAGCCGGCTCTTGTAGCGGCGCAGCCGCTTTTCGATCTGCACCAGCGCCTGATCGGCGCTCGCATAAGCGTCCGCCGCGTTGGCCTCGGCTTCCAGGGTGATGCCGGAATCAAGGTGCAGCGCACAATCGGTACGGAAGCCGAAACCGTCCTTGCTGAGCGTGAAGTGTCCCGAATAGTTGCCATCGAAATACTTGCGCAACACCTCCTCGGTGCGTTCGCTCACGCGGCCGCGCAGCGCTTCGCCGATGCTGATGCTCTTGCCGGATATCCGGATGGTCATGGCAGTCCTCGATTCGTCTTAGGGGAGGTGACACTAGTCAGAGCAGGGCCGCGCAATCAAGCTGGGGCGGTGTCGCGGGACCGGCTCGCGGCCGCCGACTGCGTACCGAGCATGTTCTGTTTGTCCCGGCGGCGCTGCACTGAAGAGGGGATACGCATCGCTTCGCGATACTTCGCGACGGTGCGACGCGCGATGTCGATGCCGGCTTCGCGCAGCCGGTCGACGATCGTATCATCCGACAGGATCGCCGACGGCTCCTCGCTGTCGATCAACTGGCGGATCTGGTGCCGCACGGCTTCGGCCGAGTGCGCTTCGCCGCCGTCGGCGGAAGCGATCGACGCGGTGAAGAAATACTTAAGTTCGAAAGTGCCGCGGTTGGTCGCCATGTATTTGTTGGCGGTGACGCGCGACACCGTCGATTCGTGCATCTGGATCGCGTCGGCCACGGCTTTCAGATTCAGCGGCCGCAGATGTTTGACGCCGTGGGTGAAGAAGCCGTCCTGCTGGCGCACGATCTCGGTGGCGACCTTGAGAATGGTGCGGGCGCGCTGATCAAGCGCGCGCACCAGCCAGGTGGCGTTCTGCAGACAGTCGGAGAAGTACGATTTGTCGCCGTCCTTGCGGATCGTCTTCGACAGCTCCGAATAATACGACTGGTTGACGAGTACCTTCGGCAACGTGTCGCTGTTGAGTTCGACCAGCCAGCCGCCGTCGGGGCCGGGGCGGACGAATACGTCGGGCACGATGGTCTGCACCCGCGACGAGCCGAATTTCAGTCCGGGCTTCGGATCGAGGTGGCGGATTTCGCCGATCATGTCGACGAGATCCTCGTCGTCGACGCCGCAGATCTTGCGCAAGCTGGCGACGTCGCGCTTGGCCAATAGATCGAGATGTTCGACCAGCGCCTGCATCGCCGGATCGTAGCGGTCGCGCTCGCGGAGTTGGATGGCGAGGCATTCGCTCAGGTTGCGCGCGCAGATGCCGGGCGGATCGAAAGTCTGCAGCACGTGCACGACAGCTTCGACTTCGGCCGAACTGGCGCCGAGCCGTTCGGCGGCGTCGCCCAGATCGGGCGGCAAGTAGCCGGCGTCGTCGACCAGATCGATCAGGTATTGCCCGATCAGGCGCTGCGACGGTGTCGTCACCGCGACGGCGAGCTGTTCGGCGAGATGATCGGCGAGCGAAGTCTCTGCGGCCACGAAGGCTTCGAGATTGTAGCCCTCGTCCGATGAGGCCCCGCCGCCCCATTCCGTATAGGAGGCCGGCGCGCTGTCCTGTGCGGCACGGGCTGCGGCTTCGGCGGGCTCTTCGGGGAATACGTTTTCCATGCCGGTATCGAGCGTCTGCTCGATATCGCTGCGGCTGCCGAGATCCCGGTGCATCCACTCTTCGGTGCCGGGCTCGAAGGCGCTTGCGCTTCCCGCCTCGACGAAGTCGGAGCTTTCACCACCGGCGTCGTCACCGCCGCTCTGGCTGAAATCGTTACCGCTCTCGCTGCCGTCCACCGCGGTCTCACCGGCCACCGGCGGCTCGCCATTGTCGCTGGCGCGATCGAGAAGCGGGTTCTTTTCGAGTTCGTCTTCGACGAATGCCGCGAGGTCGAGATTCGACAACTGAAGCAGCTTGATCGCCTGCATCAGTTGCGGGGTCATCACCAGAGACTGTGTCTGGCGGAATTCGAGTCGTTGCGACAGCGCCATGGTGGCCAAAACGGTAGTTGGTCCGTTTCTTGCTTACGCCTTTCCGGTGCGGTTGTACACGCCTTGACGAATGGGAAATTTGGAGTAGAGGCGGCGGCGCTTCGGCGGCGGCCAGGTCCGGTATCTTGGTAGTACGATCACGAGGTCGGATCGGTCCGGACCCGGAGATCATGGACTCCCTCGGTGCAAACCGCAACCGGCTTCACAGCCGGAACTCTTCGCCGAGGTAAAGACGCCTGACGTCCGGGTCGTTGACGATGTCTTCCGGCGTCCCCTCGGTCAGGATCTCGCCCGCATAGACAATGTAAGCACGGTCGGTAAGGCCGAGCGTTTCGCGGACGTTGTGATCGGTGATCAGAACGCCGATGCCGCGATTGGTGAGATGTCGCACCAGATCCTGGATGTCGCCGACCGCGATCGGATCGATGCCGGCGAACGGCTCGTCGAGCAGCATGTAGTTCGGTCGGCTCGCGAGCGCGCGGGCGATTTCGACGCGGCGGCGCTCGCCGCCGGACAGCGCGATCGACGGCGATTTGCGCAACCGCTCG belongs to Rhodopseudomonas palustris and includes:
- the ptsN gene encoding PTS IIA-like nitrogen regulatory protein PtsN; translated protein: MTITDLVAPEAVIPALKVISKKQALQELAARASELTGQNERTIFEVLLQREKLGTTAVGYGVAIPHGKLPKLEKLFGLFARLERPIDFEAMDGQPVDLVFLLLAPEGAGADHLKALARIARLLRDQDVAKKLRASRDSQAIYSVLALPPATAA
- the hpf gene encoding ribosome hibernation-promoting factor, HPF/YfiA family — encoded protein: MTIRISGKSISIGEALRGRVSERTEEVLRKYFDGNYSGHFTLSKDGFGFRTDCALHLDSGITLEAEANAADAYASADQALVQIEKRLRRYKSRLKDRSARKAHAEANALAELSTPVDVPSYVIEAPGDEEHQEDAYNPVIIAEATTAMKRLSVSEAVVELDLTGAPVVVFLHGGSGRVNIIYRRADGNIGWIDPPVPNGAAS
- the rpoN gene encoding RNA polymerase factor sigma-54, with amino-acid sequence MALSQRLEFRQTQSLVMTPQLMQAIKLLQLSNLDLAAFVEDELEKNPLLDRASDNGEPPVAGETAVDGSESGNDFSQSGGDDAGGESSDFVEAGSASAFEPGTEEWMHRDLGSRSDIEQTLDTGMENVFPEEPAEAAARAAQDSAPASYTEWGGGASSDEGYNLEAFVAAETSLADHLAEQLAVAVTTPSQRLIGQYLIDLVDDAGYLPPDLGDAAERLGASSAEVEAVVHVLQTFDPPGICARNLSECLAIQLRERDRYDPAMQALVEHLDLLAKRDVASLRKICGVDDEDLVDMIGEIRHLDPKPGLKFGSSRVQTIVPDVFVRPGPDGGWLVELNSDTLPKVLVNQSYYSELSKTIRKDGDKSYFSDCLQNATWLVRALDQRARTILKVATEIVRQQDGFFTHGVKHLRPLNLKAVADAIQMHESTVSRVTANKYMATNRGTFELKYFFTASIASADGGEAHSAEAVRHQIRQLIDSEEPSAILSDDTIVDRLREAGIDIARRTVAKYREAMRIPSSVQRRRDKQNMLGTQSAAASRSRDTAPA